GGACCGAGTATTCCCTGGGACGGTGAATGCGGCGTACAGAAGATCAAACCGATTCTAGGAAATGGTTTAGACGGATTCCGTATTGTCGGTGGTCGGGAAGCTCGTCCGGGTAGTTGGCCTTGGATGGTTCGTATGTATGGAGTAGGTTGTGGAGGAACTCTCATTCATCCTCAATGGGTAGTGACCGCTGCTCATTGTATCGGCATGTAAGTTTCAGCTCTAGGGGGTAGAGCGGAGAGTGTGAGCGGGtcagagagggaggggagagctAGAGAGAGTGCGGGGAGAGAGAAGGGGCCGAGAGtggggggagagagagaggggagagaaagCGCAGGGAGAGAGAAGGGAATGGAGAGAGTAGAGGCTATGAAGGGGAGAGATGGTATTTTCATACTAAGAATTCTTGCCGCTTATGATTCTTGATACAAAGATTTTTCAACAACTTTAAAAAATTCTAATAACAAACTGTTTAGAAGAGATAAATACACGCTTAAAGAATCAATCTTGAAATAAAGAGTCGTTTGTTGATCGCTGatgtttgtatatatatttcagcgGCGCTGACCCGAGACGTTATCAAGTCGCTTTAGGTATGCATACACGCAGAGAATCAGACAGACAAGTGATACAAGTGGAGAAAGTCTTCGCTCATGAACTTTACGACAAAAGTCGAACGAATCGAGACATCACTTTATTGAAACTGGAACGGCCGGTGAAACTGACTGATCGAGTTTGGCCTGCTTGTTTACCATCGTCGGACGTGTACGACGGGCAGAAATGTTACGCTACCGGCTGGGGTGCTACGAAAGGTAAATGACAAGATTAAAATCCACAAGATTAAgcaaacgaaatttacaaaaatctaaaattacaATACACGACGTTTTGGACTCAACATCAATAACTTCAGTTGAATATCAAACTGTATTTGATGAAAGCTGAATGAATTACTCAATACATTTTGCTGAATGTCAATTTTTTATCAATAGCAATgatttgaactgatttgatttttatgttttGTGAATTTCTAGGAACGAGTAATCACGGTAACTTGAAACAGGCTTTATTACCAGTTATAGCCAGAGATAGATGCAACAGGTACAACTACGGACGTGTTACTGAGTATATGATATGTGGAGGTTATGTAGCTGGAGGTCACGATTCCTGTCAGGTGAGTGAAGCTGGTGCTGCTCtatttttgacgccgtaaaacaCAATGATAATCCATTTAATACAATAGTAACTACTATGCATTTTCTGAGGTGAAGTGTGTCCGTCGGTGTGCCGACATTAATATTGAGGTCGAAAAATATGCATACAtattttggcgtttattttctaattaatcaaatttcatgactcattttctatttaataAATTCTCATATATTTCCAGGAATGAATTTTggttgaaattatattttgtgttatatttatatatgtcaTTTTACAAGGCGTCCAATAAATTCGAAAATTAGTTCCCTTGTTTTTAACCGATTTTAGCAGACGATCACGTAGTTTTTCGTGTTAATGATTTTGTAGGGTGATAGCGGCGGACCATACGTGTGCGAAGTGAACGGACGCTATGAACTGAAGGGGGTCGTCTCCTGGGGCTACGGTTGCGCCCAGCGGGGTAAACCAGGAGTTTATACAAACGTCATCAAATTCGTTGATTGGATCAATGAGAAAATCGCCAATAACTAAAATCTCGATTGTATTATTGCGAATTTCGTTAgagcaaaataaaatatattctataaaattctaaataaaGAAGCATCTTTTTGTCTGGTTTCTGTTCTTTGATCTGAAAAATGCACGAACTCAGATGAGTTTGACGAGGAGCGATTTGTAAATGAACCGTGTTGACCTCTATGGTGTGAAATCAGTAATCCTGAAGACAAATAGTACTGCGAAGGCTAGCTTCATTTGACTAGAAATTACAAGCTTTATTTCATAATGCAATGAGTAAAGCTTCATCAGGAAAATGACGCATGATGAAGCTATTGTGTGCACTAGCAGCGAAAGCTtgtaatttctaataaaatcaCTTAACCTACGTATTACTACCTGTTTACTCATTTACCTGATGATAGAAGCACTAGTTGCAGAAGTTCATGCTTGTTTACTATCATAACTattttctatatataataGTTACGTACAATGTATACTACCACTGATAATCGACGAAGTCCCACAATTGGAATTTCTAAAAGATATAATCTATTAaaacgaaaccacaacgtttcgactgttgactaacagaATCAGGTggaaccacaacgtttcgactgttgactaacagccataaTCAGGTggaaccacaacgtttcggctgttgaccaACAGCCATAATCAAGTGGAATGATCCATTcgaattgtgggacttcttcgAATATCTACAGTGGACACGGAGGATAAGAAGGCTTCATTCAACTATACTTGGGATACTTGGGATTTTCGCTGATATTCTTTTTCAGCGCACTAATCAAAGGGTGCAAACGTCAaacgctatggtccgtattgtcctgctGGTGTGGGAAATTATGGTCGTTCAGTTGTTAGTCTGGTAACATCAGGaggaccggttactgtagtaaCATATACGCTTACAACTGGCATGATATAATAGTGAAAAGAAAACAAGGTTTCTTAATGTTTGTTCCTACTGACTGTGACGGTTATGTTCTACAGGACGGAGAACGTCAGATCACTATGACGTCACAttgtctcgtgattacacTTGAAAATCGACGCCTACCGATAGAAAACATAGATGTTTTATCAGAACATGGATatcaaaatatagctgcaaagcagcgatgacggttttctgcaaagccattcaCTAGGACGATGAGAATCGTAGTTAATTGAAATACTgttacatagaataaaatgcatcgacagattcgaacctaatatgcaaccaatgtgtaaacgtcaaatgtgattcagctttgaaaccgaacatacgtggacatacaatcaacaaatatagatttattcgaccaggcatttattttggcattcaaacatcagtTACTCTACATGCCACCAACCTCGGGGCCATAGCGTTGTCGATTATGCACTAGTAGATTATCACTTGGTCGACTCACTGTCATGTTTTAATATCTCTGATGaatacgggatatcgacaaattcaagttcttgaattactcgtttgatggcgctagtcagaaccggaacttggaacctaaatccgccatgttctagttcatttgcaataaaaatctctcgcttcaagtttttggttagcgatattttacttactatacaACGGCACGCATAATCCTTTGAGTATGATACCCTGACAATGtgttgaattcgataaaaCCTCAATTCGAACGCTAAAGATCActagaaatgtaaaaaaactaccaaaaatcacaaatttagcGATGACGCTCCAAGCAGCTAACGGAAGTAATGACAGGTGCCGGGTGTCAACACTTTGTTGTTGAGTTTAAGACTCTTAAGGTAAATTTATTGCAGGCTACactgataaatatgaaataatattatgaaatgaaattgattttagaaggacTAAACTCGTAATATGAAATGTACCAGGCCTCAAACCAACAATCAAAATTgggccgtcaagtgctgccaccatgtgATACCTGGCAACCAGTCCTTACATCGTCAGCAgttgcaaaatgttttttgataattttaggacACTTATAGTGATTTATAGCCTTTGCAGTGAGGTTTTATCATATCCAACGTAGCGGTaggatatcatatttaaaggATTATGCGTGACGATatatagtaagtaaaatatcgctcgttaaaaacttgaagcgagagattttcatcgcaaatgaactagagcatggcggatttaggttccaatttccggttctgactagcgccatcaaacgagtaatccagaacttgaatttgtcgatatcccgtattgCCTTTTACTGATCATTGTATGCTTCAAATTTCGATATCCTTGACAATAGCTAGTCGAATTGAACGCCACGAAGAACCAGAAATTAATCACGCTCTAGATATGGCTATTGGGCAAAATGAAGTCTTACGTGCCATGAAGATGTTGAAGAGAAATAAATCTGCTGGGGTCGATGGACTAAAAGGAGAAGTTTTCATTGCCGGAGGGCAACCGATTATTCAGcaaataacaattttattcaatattatttcagataGCGGCTTTTACCCGGAGGCATGGAGTCAAAGATATATAGTGCCCATACATTAAAGTGGGCCACGAAACGTAGCCAATAATTATAGGGGAATATCTATTTTATCtgtttttggaaaactattcTCTACCATCCATCAACCATGAATGACAGATTATCGTCATGGTGTGGTTTCTATCATAGGTGAATTACAGGCCGGTTTTCGGCAGATTTTTTGTACTAAATGCTGTTATAAACCATATTGTCTATATTAAACATCGGAAGCTTTTTGCAGCCTTTCTGGATTTCTCAAAAGCATCTGACCATGTCGACCGAAAAAAACTGCTCCAACAACTCGTGTCTAATGTAATTGAGGGGAAGCGTCTACGTATCATCAAATCTATGTATTCCTTTGCTAAATCATGTGTTAAGTCGAATAACTCGTACTCtgatcattttcaatgtaaCAAAGGAGTTCGCCAAGGCGAATGTCTCTCGCCTTTATCATTTACTCTATTTATAAATGATATGGAGGAATGTATTAGATCAAATAACTATGACGGTGTTGATTTAAGTTTGTTAAAAGTAATGATACTTCTCTACGCAGACGATACTGTCATACTAGCCGAAGCAGAGGCAAGTCTGCAGGTAGCACTTAATAATGTATCTGACTATTGTGAAAGCAGATAAATTATGATAAgactaaaatcatcattttccgTAAAACTGCCAGTAAGGGTCCCAATTTTCTACATAAACGGGCGTGCCATTGAATGCGTTAATAGGTTCAAGTATTTAGGTCTTATGTTTAATTTTAATGGAAAGTACAATGCTGCTGTTGACACTTAAGCCGAAAAAGGAGGTGCAGCTTACCATGCTTTTCTGAAGCACTCACAGCATTTCCCACTCATGAACTCGGAATTGTTattaaaatttttcaatagtCTAGTTGTATCAGTCCTGAGTTATAGGCGTGAAATATGGGgtttaaaaaacaaatgaagTTAGAGAGAATTGTgatgaagttttacaaatctATCATAGGGTTAAAACAAACTACCCCTGACCGTTTTGTCTATGGTGAGCTCGGTATTTTCCCCTTAATTATCCAGAATAAGGTGGAGATTCTGAAGTATTGGCCAAGGTACTAAAATCCAAGCCAAACAAGCTTACGCGAAAGTTATATGAAGTTATGCTTGCTGATATATACAGTCACCCACGGGTACGCACGCGATCTATTAAATAACCTAGGCTATGGACAGATATGGCATGACCAGagtatagaaaatgaaaaatgatttttccgCACTATTGAGCAGCGACTCAAAGATCAATTTACCCAGGCATAACTGGTTAAATAATTCCAATTTAAGCCAAATTTTGTCGaagttttaaatcatcaattatgTACGAGCCGTATCCAAATTTAAGAAAACACATCCGGATATCAGTGGCCAGATTTAGGTGCTCCAATCATAATTTTCGTGTTCAATCTTGTCGTTGGCTACGTCCTGTCTTGCCCtatcatgaaaaaatatgCCAACACTGTGATCTAAATGTTGATGAAAACGAATATCATGTACTAGTAATCTGCCCCTTGTGTAGGGACAAAAGAACGAGACACATCCcacaaaatatttttgcaaCCCAAATATTTATAAAACTGTTCGTTTTCTAAAAAACTCATGTATTATGAATGACCTTCATTTGTTTCTTTTAAAAGTCAAAATTAAGCGTGAGTCAAAATTAAGTATTTCtattatttaaatgatttgtTCTCCGTCATCTGTATAATTTGTATGTATCATGATTATTTGTcataaaagaaatatttcttcgACAATGaagtttattattatcaaactCTGTGCTTAAAGGACGACtcccaaaaataattgaaagtaCCAGATGTTCTGACGGACTAATGCGAAATACACGAATCAATAAACGAATCTAACGACCGAATTCAGATCTAAGAGCTACGACTTTATTGTTCACTGCCACGTAACAAAAAACTACTTCACCACCACCTCAAAAACTCACTTCCCTTCAAACCCCCAGAGGTAGCCTAAAGTTGTGTTATAGTGGTTCCTCGTATACAAAGTAATACACCAAAGAAGAAAGTATCTGCTACGTGTGTGTAAAAAGAAATGATGGCTGTAAAGGAAGCTTAATGACGAATAAAGAAATCACTGGTCCAAGAGAAACCGCTGAATTTAGTCATTGTAAAGATATGACAGAAATTGAAGACAAAAGCAAGATTCCAGATGAAGAAACGAGCTGAAAATACGAGAGAAATTCCGAAtacattcagaaataatttcaagatTTAACAACCCAGATGTACAAAGCCGAATACCTCACGCTGATTACTCACAGGCACGAAAGTAATACAGAGAGTTCGATGCAAgaaatatccgaaagatcCTGCAACCATGATGAACTGTTCGTTACAGATATATGGTATCTCAGAGAGGACGGGGAAGAGTTCCTGAAGTATGATAACGCGAGCACAACATCAAGAATCGTAATTTTTGCAATAGACgtatgtttgaaaaaaaaaactcagtGAAGCTGATACGTGGTTTTTGGACGGAAATTTCCAGACGGCACCAATCAACTTTGTTCTTGTATGTAATCCATATCCCTCTGGCTGATTCTGCTATTTCTAAAGTCTATGCATCCCTTCAAAGGAAAACTCAGGAaaaataagaagaatttctcaCCGTATTATGTGAAAAGTGCGATGAGAAGGGACCATATCTCTTGTCGAAAACTGTTGTGATAGATAGGCAGACAAAGGCATAGATTGACATAAaacatcatttatttttggCGAGGAAATTGGCAAACAATAATCAGTCATCTCTTCGTGGTTGTCTGATGATACTGTCCGGTCCTTCCGGTGGAAATTCTAAATAAACCGCTTCACCAGTTTCATACGACACCCAACCGCAAAGTCTGGCAGGTTCACGTGACCCAGTGTATGCCGCTAGTTCGCCGTAAAAATTCCAATCGTTGCTGATAAAACCATCGCAATAGATCTTGTGATCtgagaaaattgaaatactTATACACAAAATAAATGACGGCTCGAACGGGTTGAAATAAATACAGTGCTGAAAGAACATGTCAATTGTGTAAAAATGGGATTGGG
This sequence is a window from Tubulanus polymorphus chromosome 9, tnTubPoly1.2, whole genome shotgun sequence. Protein-coding genes within it:
- the LOC141911157 gene encoding trypsin-like; the encoded protein is MKWLIVVFVVALVHQSVAEYFECDKQLTQHSATIDSHRNYGSVNLPIVDCRWILVVPSGYDVIIETEEFDIPKQYPSYSCQSNDGLRLISLMNSNSWSRYTYFCGDKGPAMRIKDVHLVYLMVVNNHSNAKGFRIKYRFVGPDATTTRAPITNGPSIPWDGECGVQKIKPILGNGLDGFRIVGGREARPGSWPWMVRMYGVGCGGTLIHPQWVVTAAHCIGIGADPRRYQVALGMHTRRESDRQVIQVEKVFAHELYDKSRTNRDITLLKLERPVKLTDRVWPACLPSSDVYDGQKCYATGWGATKGTSNHGNLKQALLPVIARDRCNRYNYGRVTEYMICGGYVAGGHDSCQGDSGGPYVCEVNGRYELKGVVSWGYGCAQRGKPGVYTNVIKFVDWINEKIANN